In one Candidatus Nealsonbacteria bacterium genomic region, the following are encoded:
- a CDS encoding threonylcarbamoyl-AMP synthase, which yields MQTIKINLKKIEKEKLISVINLLKQGRVIIFPTDTVYIPVADATSRKAVKKVFQIKQRSPKNPIPIFVKNIEAAKKIAKINKVQEKFLETVWPGRVTVVLKRLRTSKNSVRGNKKTKMRIYGVAKNTIALRIPDLKPMNFLLKKLDIPLVGTSANISGKPASGNIKEVLRQFKRKEHQPDLIIDAGNLAKSKPSIVLDLTTSPPKIIRS from the coding sequence ATGCAGACAATAAAGATTAACCTTAAGAAGATAGAAAAAGAAAAGCTGATTTCGGTAATTAATTTATTAAAACAGGGTAGGGTTATTATTTTCCCCACTGATACCGTATATATTCCAGTAGCCGATGCTACGAGCAGGAAAGCCGTAAAAAAAGTTTTTCAGATAAAACAACGTTCCCCGAAGAATCCAATTCCCATATTTGTCAAGAATATTGAGGCAGCCAAGAAAATAGCCAAAATAAACAAGGTACAGGAAAAGTTCTTAGAAACAGTCTGGCCAGGAAGAGTAACAGTTGTCTTAAAAAGACTCCGCACCAGCAAAAATTCGGTGCGGGGCAATAAAAAAACAAAAATGAGAATTTACGGAGTAGCTAAAAATACGATTGCTCTTCGGATTCCAGACCTTAAACCAATGAATTTTCTATTAAAAAAACTAGACATACCTCTCGTTGGTACATCGGCTAATATTTCTGGAAAACCGGCTTCTGGCAATATTAAAGAAGTTTTACGGCAATTTAAGAGAAAGGAACATCAGCCAGATTTAATTATTGATGCTGGAAATTTGGCCAAAAGCAAGCCGTCTATAGTTTTGGATTTAACCACTTCCCCGCCAAAAATTATCAGGTCTTAA